Below is a genomic region from Bos javanicus breed banteng chromosome 13, ARS-OSU_banteng_1.0, whole genome shotgun sequence.
AGGACAAGGGACAAGATGGAGAGCCCCCTGTTCTCATTATAATTAATTGGTTGTAAGACAGACTTGAAACAATCGGGATCGTGATGCAATTCCAACACAGGCTTCCTCTGATGAAATCTTCCCTGGGCTGCAGGAAATACCTCAGTGGGGAAGGATGCATGCACCAGTCACACAAGATAGACCGAAATGACGAGTTTGTAGTTTCTACACCCCATGCCAACTTTTTCTGCTGCATTCCCATTCTAAAGGGAATTAACAACTGATTTCCATGAAAAATAAGCACAAATCTTTTTTAATTGCGAACGTTTTGTTTTATAGACCCCTGTCTGATAGGGTAGAACCGAGACTTTCTGGTCCAGGTATCCTTTCAGAGAAAACTCAGCTGCCTGCCAACTCTTCCTGTGCTGTGTTTCTGTGCTGCTTTATTTGAGGTTGCAAGTACCTGGAAaagagaagcagatgtttttctttttttttttaatccgagCGCGCCAGGCACTCCCCATGCTCatcttcttcctgctgctgctgctgctgcccaggcTGGGCGCGAGGGTCCTCGACGGCGCGGCGGCGCCGGGGGCGACCCgcatagtgctgctgctgctgctgctcctcctccACTTCGGGGTGCTCCAGGTCGGCCTCCACCGACTCGTTCACCTCCCCGCCTGCCGCCTCGTCCGTCACCTCCACCTCCGCTGCCCCCTCCAAGTGGTTCATGGTGGGCGTCGGGGACGGCTGGGAGAGAGGCTGGGCCGGCTCACTGCGCTCTCATTTTGCTCCAGCCGGCTGGAAAAACAAGAAGGGGGAGGGGCTATTACGTGGTTCAGACTGTAGGGAGAAGCCGAGTCAGATGTTTTTCAAGAATGTTTATGAAACTTCTGTTTTTAAGGTGCACATTAACGGGACCCAaactctcttgcatttgcagCTCACTTCTTGAAATTACGTACATGTCCTCTAGAATTTGCTTGGACAAATCTTTATCCAATGGGCATTGGAAACCCCTTGGTTTCTGCATTGAAGCCGTTCCTGTtttgtcaatggcaccccactccagtactcttgcctggaaaatcccacagacggaggagcctggtaggctgcagtccgtggg
It encodes:
- the LOC133259186 gene encoding amyloid-beta A4 precursor protein-binding family A member 1-like; the protein is MNHLEGAAEVEVTDEAAGGEVNESVEADLEHPEVEEEQQQQQHYAGRPRRRRAVEDPRAQPGQQQQQQEEDEHGECLARSD